In Zunongwangia profunda SM-A87, the following proteins share a genomic window:
- a CDS encoding FAD-dependent oxidoreductase encodes MEYDLLIVGGGAAGMSCALVVGSGLEKEFAKDKKVGILMHQKTSDLQNALFNNVLGLPPATKGIDILKQGPEQLEELYPKVTQLTGEKLQHISKNENGVFELKTNKDNYLAKKVVIAIGYSDNFRIGGVDEYVIPHKKAKASKNRVQLINEDHLVVPNLYVAGSLAGWRSQFSIACGSGAAVATDILTDWNDGEHTKVHDKLS; translated from the coding sequence ATGGAATATGATCTTTTAATTGTTGGCGGAGGAGCGGCAGGCATGTCCTGTGCATTAGTCGTTGGATCGGGTTTAGAAAAAGAATTTGCTAAGGATAAGAAGGTAGGGATCTTAATGCATCAAAAAACCTCTGATCTGCAAAACGCCCTTTTTAATAATGTACTTGGATTACCACCGGCAACTAAAGGTATAGACATACTGAAACAAGGACCTGAACAATTAGAAGAATTATATCCAAAAGTAACACAGTTAACAGGAGAGAAACTTCAGCACATTAGCAAAAATGAAAATGGAGTTTTTGAGCTTAAAACCAATAAGGATAATTACTTAGCCAAAAAGGTAGTGATCGCTATTGGCTATTCCGATAATTTTAGAATAGGCGGAGTAGATGAATATGTTATTCCGCACAAAAAGGCCAAAGCTTCTAAAAATCGTGTGCAATTAATCAATGAAGACCACCTGGTGGTTCCTAATTTATATGTGGCCGGTTCTCTTGCAGGTTGGCGAAGCCAGTTCTCTATCGCCTGTGGTAGTGGCGCTGCCGTAGCAACAGATATCCTTACCGATTGGAACGATGGGGAGCATACTAAAGTTCACGACAAATTATCCTAA
- a CDS encoding DUF3078 domain-containing protein, which translates to MQVRLIISLICISFYLGISSLSMCAQNQTAQDTTQTPQDSADVEPVIIYWSEKNAVGVNLSEVAFVNWNAGGNNSISALFHGQFERNYKKKLTSWKNYLSLRYGLNSQEGQELRKTDDQIQFKTTFGYRKDSVSNWYYSGNIDFRTQFANGYKYPNTDAAISKFMAPGYLLIGVGTQFSHPDENFNAYISPVTEKSTFVLDQRLANEGAFGVDPAEYDELGNLIDEGNKVRSEFGFLVTSDFKKQVFPNVNMNTQISLYSDYLRDFGNIDVDWQLAFDMKVNDFIKANIGSHLLYDNDVKYKEDTNGDGNLETLGARVQWKQLLGVGFTYVF; encoded by the coding sequence ATGCAAGTGCGATTAATCATTAGTTTAATTTGTATTTCATTCTATCTAGGTATTTCTTCTTTATCCATGTGTGCACAAAATCAAACGGCGCAAGACACCACACAGACGCCTCAAGATTCTGCAGATGTCGAGCCGGTAATCATATACTGGTCTGAAAAAAATGCTGTTGGAGTGAATTTAAGTGAAGTAGCTTTTGTAAACTGGAATGCAGGGGGAAACAACTCCATTTCTGCCTTATTTCATGGACAGTTTGAAAGAAATTACAAGAAAAAGTTAACCAGCTGGAAAAATTACCTGTCCTTAAGATATGGACTAAACTCCCAAGAGGGACAGGAACTTAGAAAAACCGACGATCAAATTCAGTTTAAGACTACTTTTGGTTATCGTAAAGATTCGGTGTCTAACTGGTATTATTCCGGTAATATTGATTTTAGGACCCAATTTGCCAATGGTTATAAGTATCCTAATACCGATGCCGCAATCTCTAAATTCATGGCTCCGGGATATCTTTTGATAGGTGTGGGTACGCAGTTTTCGCATCCAGATGAAAACTTTAATGCGTATATCTCTCCGGTTACCGAAAAATCTACTTTTGTACTCGATCAGCGTTTAGCCAATGAAGGAGCTTTTGGGGTAGACCCGGCAGAATATGATGAGTTGGGGAATTTAATTGATGAGGGTAATAAAGTACGTTCAGAATTTGGTTTTCTGGTGACCAGTGATTTTAAGAAACAGGTGTTTCCCAATGTGAATATGAATACGCAAATAAGCTTATATTCAGATTATCTTCGGGATTTTGGAAATATTGATGTAGACTGGCAATTGGCGTTTGATATGAAGGTAAACGATTTTATAAAAGCCAATATAGGCTCTCATCTTCTTTATGATAATGATGTAAAATATAAAGAAGATACTAATGGCGATGGGAATCTGGAAACCTTAGGAGCCAGGGTACAGTGGAAACAGCTTTTAGGGGTTGGTTTTACCTATGTTTTTTAG
- a CDS encoding S41 family peptidase, with protein sequence MKNKKNIYTPLLLGIACAIGVFMGGKINYSSSDQLFSSNPKKEKLNRLIDYIDYEYVDNVNTDSIVDVTVNTILKGLDPHSVYIPEQEYDNVSQNMKGDFVGIGVSFYSVEDTIMVIQPLEGGPSEKIGIRGGDRILYANDKALFNLGVSSDSLTHFLKGRQGSNVELKVKRPGQDDLLSFNVKRDHVPIKSVEAVYMLNKTVGYIKINRFAESTYEEFDAAIKALKLMGAKEIALDLRDNPGGYLAEAINIADEFLKDDKLILFTKNKSGAIEKTFANRKGDFEDGHVYVLINENSASASEVVAGALQDNDVGTIIGRRSYGKGLVQREMDLGDGSAVRLTIARYYTPTGRSIQKPYENGNDNYFRDYERRYENGELKSVDSIKVDDSLKYVTPGGKVVYGGGGIIPDVFIPKDIEIEHEHIRILLNRGFLSRFVFQELERKRSYYNSLSKREFENEVEITDEVIDRLIAFGKSEKLNIRLTEYKPLMKQYLKAVMAQQLFGSTYFQQLKNEGDPVIEKVLELSKKKHNFKD encoded by the coding sequence TTGAAAAATAAAAAAAACATATATACCCCACTCCTTTTAGGAATAGCCTGTGCTATTGGCGTATTTATGGGAGGTAAAATAAATTACTCTTCTTCAGATCAGTTATTTTCATCTAATCCAAAAAAAGAAAAGTTAAACCGCCTAATCGACTATATCGATTATGAATACGTTGATAATGTAAATACAGATAGTATTGTTGATGTTACCGTAAATACAATATTAAAAGGCCTGGATCCCCATTCGGTATATATCCCGGAACAGGAATACGACAATGTTTCTCAAAACATGAAAGGTGATTTTGTGGGTATTGGTGTTAGTTTCTATTCAGTCGAAGACACCATTATGGTTATCCAACCACTAGAAGGCGGACCAAGTGAAAAGATTGGTATCCGAGGCGGTGACCGTATTTTATATGCAAACGACAAAGCATTATTCAATCTGGGTGTAAGCAGCGATTCCTTAACCCATTTTTTAAAAGGACGACAGGGCAGTAATGTGGAACTTAAAGTAAAACGCCCCGGACAGGACGATCTTCTTAGTTTTAATGTAAAGCGCGATCATGTGCCTATAAAAAGTGTGGAAGCGGTTTATATGCTTAACAAAACCGTAGGCTACATTAAAATAAATCGTTTTGCAGAATCGACCTATGAGGAGTTTGATGCTGCTATAAAGGCTTTAAAGCTAATGGGCGCTAAAGAGATTGCACTGGATCTTCGCGACAATCCAGGCGGATATTTAGCAGAAGCCATTAATATTGCCGATGAGTTCTTAAAAGACGATAAGCTTATTCTTTTCACTAAAAACAAAAGCGGTGCTATAGAAAAAACTTTTGCCAATCGTAAAGGCGACTTTGAGGATGGACACGTATATGTTTTAATTAATGAAAATTCGGCTTCGGCAAGCGAAGTGGTAGCAGGCGCTTTACAGGATAACGATGTGGGAACTATTATCGGAAGACGATCCTACGGTAAAGGATTGGTACAGCGGGAAATGGATCTTGGCGACGGCAGTGCGGTACGATTAACTATAGCTAGGTATTATACCCCAACCGGCCGTTCTATACAAAAACCTTACGAAAACGGAAACGATAATTATTTTAGAGATTATGAGCGCCGCTATGAAAACGGCGAACTTAAAAGCGTAGATAGCATAAAAGTAGACGACTCTTTAAAATATGTCACCCCGGGTGGAAAAGTGGTATACGGCGGAGGCGGAATTATCCCTGATGTATTTATCCCTAAAGATATAGAAATTGAACATGAGCACATTCGCATTTTACTAAATCGCGGTTTTTTAAGCCGATTTGTTTTTCAGGAATTAGAACGAAAACGATCCTACTATAACTCACTTTCCAAAAGAGAATTTGAGAATGAAGTGGAAATTACCGATGAAGTCATCGATAGACTTATTGCCTTTGGAAAAAGTGAAAAGTTAAACATTCGCCTTACCGAATATAAGCCGCTCATGAAACAGTATTTAAAAGCCGTGATGGCACAACAACTGTTCGGTTCCACTTACTTTCAACAATTAAAAAATGAAGGAGATCCTGTAATTGAGAAAGTACTGGAATTATCTAAAAAAAAGCATAATTTTAAAGATTAA
- the dxs gene encoding 1-deoxy-D-xylulose-5-phosphate synthase, translating into MEYQILNNIEGPENLKALSLQELQLLAKELRQYIIAVVAVKEGHLGASLGVVELTIALHFVFDTPRDLLVWDVGHQAYGHKILTGRRKKFHTNRQLGGISGFPKREESVYDAFGVGHSSTSISAALGMALASRLKGDLDKQHIAVIGDASIASGMAFEGLNHAGVTNANLLVILNDNAIGIDPSVGALKEYLTKAKVGYKPKESNIIEALNFRYFGPIDGHDLEGLVSILKELNEIKGPKFLHVITKKGKGLKKAEEDQVKYHAPGKFKPETGELLPKSAEGLPLKYQDVFGLTLVELAEKNKNIVGITPAMPTGSSLKYMMEAFPERAFDVGIAEQHAVTLAAGMATQGAIVFCNIYSTFLQRAYDQVIHDVALQNLHVIFCLDRAGLVGEDGATHHGLFDLVYLRAIPNMIVVAPADEIELRQLLYTAQLGLTHPMAIRYPRGRGVNVNWQLPFKALEIGKAVCEKEGENLAVLVVGSIIRNAKLALQEFSEEIGLYNMRFVKPLDKTMLHQVFKKYKTILTIEDGVISGGFGSAILEFAAANDYSLKIKCLGIPDAFIEHGEIGELQEIAGIDVKTIINELKSLL; encoded by the coding sequence ATGGAATATCAGATTTTAAATAACATAGAAGGGCCGGAAAATTTAAAAGCTTTGTCTTTACAGGAATTACAGCTTTTGGCTAAAGAATTACGACAGTACATCATAGCGGTTGTTGCGGTAAAAGAAGGGCATTTAGGAGCCAGTTTGGGCGTGGTAGAACTCACTATTGCCCTTCATTTTGTATTTGATACTCCCAGGGATCTCCTGGTTTGGGATGTAGGACACCAGGCTTACGGGCATAAAATCTTAACAGGCAGACGCAAAAAATTTCATACCAATCGGCAATTAGGAGGAATAAGCGGCTTTCCTAAACGAGAAGAAAGCGTTTATGATGCTTTTGGAGTTGGGCATTCCTCCACTTCCATTTCAGCAGCACTGGGTATGGCGCTGGCTTCAAGATTAAAAGGTGATTTGGATAAACAGCATATTGCGGTTATTGGTGATGCGTCTATTGCAAGTGGGATGGCTTTTGAAGGTTTAAACCATGCCGGGGTCACCAATGCCAATTTACTGGTAATACTCAATGATAATGCTATTGGGATCGACCCCAGTGTAGGAGCCTTAAAAGAATATCTTACCAAAGCTAAAGTGGGCTATAAGCCCAAAGAAAGCAATATTATCGAGGCGCTTAATTTTCGCTATTTTGGCCCTATAGATGGTCACGATTTAGAAGGATTAGTATCTATCCTGAAAGAATTAAATGAGATAAAAGGACCAAAGTTTCTACATGTTATCACTAAAAAAGGAAAGGGATTAAAGAAGGCGGAAGAAGACCAGGTAAAATATCATGCCCCAGGAAAGTTTAAACCGGAAACCGGGGAATTACTTCCAAAAAGTGCCGAAGGCCTACCTTTAAAATATCAGGATGTCTTTGGTTTAACTTTGGTAGAATTAGCAGAAAAAAATAAGAATATTGTTGGAATTACACCGGCGATGCCAACCGGAAGTTCGCTTAAGTATATGATGGAAGCTTTCCCAGAAAGAGCCTTTGATGTAGGAATAGCAGAGCAGCATGCGGTGACCCTGGCGGCAGGTATGGCAACACAGGGAGCCATTGTTTTTTGCAATATTTATTCTACTTTTTTACAACGAGCATACGATCAGGTAATTCATGATGTCGCTTTGCAAAATCTACACGTAATTTTTTGTTTGGATCGAGCCGGTTTGGTAGGGGAAGATGGAGCTACACATCATGGCCTTTTTGATTTGGTATATTTACGTGCTATTCCCAATATGATTGTGGTCGCACCGGCAGACGAGATTGAACTTAGACAATTGTTATATACCGCTCAATTAGGTTTAACACATCCCATGGCTATACGTTATCCAAGAGGAAGAGGTGTAAACGTAAATTGGCAGCTACCTTTTAAAGCTTTGGAAATTGGTAAGGCAGTTTGTGAAAAGGAAGGTGAGAACCTTGCTGTCCTGGTTGTAGGCTCGATTATAAGGAATGCGAAATTAGCATTACAGGAGTTTAGCGAAGAGATTGGATTATACAATATGAGGTTTGTTAAGCCTTTGGATAAAACGATGCTGCATCAGGTGTTCAAAAAATATAAAACGATTCTAACTATAGAAGATGGTGTGATAAGCGGAGGTTTTGGAAGTGCGATATTAGAATTTGCAGCAGCAAATGATTATAGTTTGAAAATAAAGTGTTTGGGGATTCCAGACGCCTTTATTGAACATGGTGAGATCGGCGAATTACAAGAAATTGCCGGAATTGACGTTAAAACTATAATTAACGAGCTGAAATCTCTGTTATAA
- a CDS encoding MarC family protein, with amino-acid sequence MFNLFDLREVFTVGMVLFAVIDIIGSIPIVLDLRKKVGHIQSEKASLVAGLLMIAFLFLGKEILNLIGIDVNSFAVAGSFILFFLALEMILGISLYKDDAPESASVVPLAFPLIAGAGTMTSLLSLRAEYETINIIVAIIINIIFVYVVLKSSGKIEKVLGSQGINVIRKIFGVILLAIAVKLFAANIQSLFS; translated from the coding sequence ATGTTTAATTTGTTCGACCTCAGGGAGGTGTTTACGGTAGGGATGGTTTTATTTGCGGTAATCGATATTATTGGAAGTATTCCTATTGTATTGGATTTACGTAAAAAAGTAGGGCATATACAAAGTGAAAAAGCCTCTTTGGTGGCTGGTTTGCTAATGATTGCTTTTTTGTTTTTAGGGAAAGAGATTTTAAACCTTATTGGTATCGATGTAAATTCTTTTGCGGTGGCCGGTTCGTTTATTTTATTTTTTCTGGCTTTAGAGATGATCCTGGGGATTAGTTTGTATAAAGATGATGCGCCAGAATCTGCTTCTGTAGTGCCTTTGGCCTTTCCGTTAATTGCCGGGGCAGGGACGATGACTTCACTTTTATCGTTAAGGGCAGAATATGAAACCATAAATATCATTGTGGCTATCATAATCAATATTATCTTTGTATATGTTGTTTTAAAATCTTCAGGTAAAATAGAAAAGGTTTTAGGATCGCAGGGTATAAATGTTATCCGGAAGATATTTGGCGTTATTTTACTGGCAATCGCCGTTAAACTTTTTGCCGCAAACATTCAGAGTTTATTTTCATGA
- the dgt gene encoding dGTP triphosphohydrolase, with product MNWEQLLSLKRSGDTNKRLRKEQDETRLGFEVDYDRIIFSSAFRSLQDKTQVIPLSKTDFVHTRLTHSLEVSVVGRSLGRLTGKKILEKHPHLSTIHGYQMNDFGAIVAAAALAHDIGNPPFGHSGEKAIGEYFLNGNGKRFQSQLSEKEYQDLVKFEGNANGFKILTQDRPGTPGGLRISYATLGAFMKYPKESLPHKPTKNIADKKFGFFQSEKGTMLDVAQELGLIKTGNKNDISFSRHPLAFLVEAADDICYTIIDFEDGINLGLIDEDYALEYLIKLVKDTISTPKYNSLQSTADRLSYLRSLAINTLIREAAEIFLANEEAILAGEFHQALFDKSKYEAQIKDIIKISIEKIYQSEEVINKEIAGYKMLETLLDTYTNAFLPATQDLDSNFNDLVLKSVPKLKNLNAETSVYQKLIQICSYTASLTDGFTVSSFKRYQGSGF from the coding sequence ATGAACTGGGAACAACTATTATCACTAAAAAGATCTGGCGATACCAATAAAAGATTACGTAAAGAACAAGATGAAACCCGTTTAGGTTTCGAGGTAGATTACGATCGCATTATTTTTTCTTCAGCTTTTAGGAGTTTACAGGATAAGACCCAGGTAATCCCACTTTCTAAAACAGATTTTGTACATACGCGTTTAACCCATAGTCTTGAAGTTTCTGTAGTGGGCCGATCCCTAGGCCGCCTAACGGGAAAAAAGATCCTGGAAAAACACCCTCATCTTAGCACTATTCATGGCTACCAGATGAATGATTTTGGAGCAATCGTTGCCGCAGCCGCTTTAGCACATGATATCGGGAATCCTCCCTTTGGACATTCCGGAGAAAAAGCCATAGGCGAATATTTTTTAAATGGAAACGGCAAAAGATTCCAATCCCAACTTAGCGAAAAAGAATATCAGGATTTAGTAAAATTTGAAGGAAATGCCAATGGTTTTAAAATTCTTACCCAGGATCGTCCCGGTACTCCCGGTGGTTTAAGAATAAGTTATGCCACCCTTGGTGCTTTTATGAAATATCCTAAGGAATCCTTACCGCACAAACCCACAAAAAATATTGCCGATAAGAAATTCGGCTTTTTCCAAAGTGAAAAAGGCACCATGCTTGATGTGGCACAAGAACTTGGCCTAATCAAAACTGGAAACAAAAATGACATTAGTTTTTCAAGACATCCTCTAGCATTTCTAGTAGAAGCTGCAGATGATATTTGTTATACAATTATCGACTTCGAGGACGGTATTAATCTGGGTTTGATCGACGAAGATTATGCATTAGAATATTTAATTAAACTGGTAAAAGACACGATATCCACACCTAAATACAATTCTTTACAAAGTACGGCAGATCGCTTAAGCTATCTGCGATCTTTAGCGATTAACACCTTGATTCGCGAAGCTGCTGAAATCTTCCTGGCAAACGAAGAAGCTATTCTTGCAGGAGAGTTCCATCAGGCTTTATTCGACAAAAGCAAATACGAAGCACAGATTAAAGATATTATCAAAATAAGCATTGAGAAAATTTACCAAAGCGAAGAAGTAATCAATAAAGAAATTGCCGGGTATAAAATGCTGGAAACTTTATTAGACACCTATACCAATGCATTTTTACCAGCAACCCAGGATTTAGATTCGAATTTTAACGATCTGGTCTTAAAGTCTGTACCAAAGCTTAAAAATTTAAATGCAGAAACTTCTGTATACCAAAAACTTATTCAAATTTGTTCGTATACCGCATCACTTACTGATGGATTTACGGTGTCTTCTTTCAAAAGATATCAGGGTTCCGGTTTTTAA
- a CDS encoding deoxycytidylate deaminase has protein sequence MQKEKQLKYDKAYLRIAREWSKLSHCKRKQVGAVIVKDRMIISDGYNGTPSGFENFCEDEEGYTKWYVLHAEANAILKVAASTQSCQGATLYITMSPCKECSKLIHQAGITRLVYCVDYKDNSGLDFLKKAGVDLIQITQLDD, from the coding sequence ATGCAAAAAGAAAAACAACTTAAATACGACAAAGCCTATTTAAGAATAGCAAGGGAGTGGAGCAAACTTTCCCATTGCAAAAGAAAACAGGTTGGTGCAGTTATTGTTAAAGATAGAATGATTATTTCTGATGGCTACAATGGTACCCCCAGCGGATTTGAGAATTTTTGTGAAGATGAAGAAGGCTATACCAAATGGTATGTTTTACATGCCGAAGCGAATGCGATCTTAAAAGTTGCCGCATCTACTCAATCCTGCCAGGGAGCTACATTATATATAACCATGTCGCCCTGTAAGGAATGTAGCAAATTAATACACCAGGCCGGAATAACCAGACTGGTATATTGTGTAGATTATAAAGATAATAGCGGTCTCGATTTTCTTAAAAAAGCCGGAGTCGATTTAATTCAGATAACGCAATTAGACGATTGA
- a CDS encoding nucleoside deaminase has protein sequence MLTPFDDTYFMKKAFEEAQIAFEKGEIPVGVVVVIKNRIIARGHNLTETLNDVTAHAEMQSITAAASFLGGKYLKGCTMYVTLEPCQMCAGALYWSQLSRLVFAAKDDHRGYQKFGVQLHPKTEVSQGIMANECSQLLKKFFIQKRNLN, from the coding sequence GTGCTTACACCTTTTGATGATACCTACTTCATGAAGAAAGCCTTTGAAGAGGCTCAAATTGCTTTTGAAAAAGGAGAAATTCCTGTAGGTGTAGTAGTGGTTATTAAAAACCGTATTATCGCCCGTGGGCACAACCTTACCGAAACTTTAAACGATGTAACGGCCCATGCCGAAATGCAGTCCATTACCGCGGCAGCCAGTTTTTTAGGAGGTAAATATTTAAAAGGCTGCACTATGTATGTTACTCTAGAGCCCTGCCAGATGTGTGCCGGAGCTTTATATTGGAGCCAGCTTTCCCGATTGGTCTTTGCGGCCAAAGACGATCACCGGGGATATCAAAAATTTGGAGTGCAACTGCATCCTAAAACAGAAGTTTCCCAGGGAATAATGGCCAACGAATGCAGCCAGCTGCTCAAAAAATTCTTTATCCAAAAACGCAACCTTAACTAA
- a CDS encoding DUF3109 family protein, producing the protein MFQLGKTIVSEEILKKEFVCNLSACKGACCVDGDAGAPVEEYEKEIMDSIYPKVKPFLRQKGIEAIEAQGRYITNDFGEIETPLIDGADCAYVTFDDKGTALCGIEEAYNQGEIDWKKPISCHLYPVRVQDYSEFSAVNYHQWHICDDACSLGEELGVPIYKFTKEALIRKFGEDWYAELEKVAKKL; encoded by the coding sequence ATGTTTCAGTTAGGTAAAACCATAGTTTCAGAAGAAATTCTAAAAAAAGAATTTGTTTGTAATCTTTCTGCCTGTAAAGGGGCATGCTGTGTAGATGGCGATGCCGGTGCTCCCGTAGAAGAGTATGAGAAAGAGATCATGGATAGCATTTATCCAAAAGTTAAACCATTTCTAAGGCAAAAAGGAATCGAGGCCATAGAAGCACAGGGACGGTATATCACGAACGATTTTGGTGAGATCGAAACCCCGCTTATCGATGGTGCCGATTGTGCGTATGTCACCTTCGATGATAAAGGAACCGCTCTTTGCGGAATAGAGGAGGCCTATAATCAGGGAGAAATCGATTGGAAAAAACCGATTTCATGCCATCTTTATCCGGTACGCGTTCAGGATTATTCAGAGTTTTCTGCCGTCAACTACCATCAATGGCATATTTGCGATGACGCCTGTAGCCTTGGCGAAGAATTAGGTGTACCTATTTATAAATTCACTAAAGAAGCACTTATTAGAAAATTTGGTGAAGACTGGTATGCCGAACTGGAAAAAGTAGCTAAAAAACTATAA